From a region of the Flexistipes sp. genome:
- a CDS encoding dihydroorotase translates to MDLLLKNGKVINHDSEKDTDILIKNGKISGVSSNIKADNDIEVIDCKGNYILPGLIDMHVHFRDPGLEYKEDIISGSDAAAAGGITTCFPMANTKPVNDNDSVTSYMVEKAREYGKIDLFPVGSITKKMKGEELAEMGEMKKAGALAFSDDGLPVLSSEIMRRALEYASGIGAFIISHSEDISLAGSGVINEGKVSTITGLKGIPAEAEEIMISRDILLSKLTGAHIHIAHVSTKGSVDLIRRAKDQGLNVTCEAAPHHFTFTEEELLNYDTNYKMNPPLRTKEDVICIKEALKDGTIDIIATDHAPHHPDEKFVEFDNAPNGVIGLQTLIPLTLKLVNEGIIDIKQFVKLTSYMPSVISGLDDRGEIKEGKIADITVIDPEKTYLYDKNINKSKAENSPLLGSGLQGMALYTIKNGRIVYES, encoded by the coding sequence ATGGATTTATTATTAAAAAACGGAAAAGTGATAAATCACGATAGTGAAAAAGATACCGATATCTTAATTAAAAATGGTAAGATTTCCGGTGTTTCTTCCAATATAAAAGCCGATAATGATATAGAAGTAATTGACTGCAAAGGTAATTATATTCTCCCCGGCCTTATCGACATGCACGTACATTTCAGGGATCCGGGACTTGAATATAAAGAAGACATCATATCAGGAAGTGATGCAGCTGCAGCAGGGGGAATTACCACCTGTTTTCCCATGGCAAATACAAAACCTGTAAACGACAACGATTCCGTCACATCTTACATGGTTGAAAAAGCCCGGGAATACGGCAAAATAGACCTTTTCCCTGTCGGTTCAATAACAAAGAAAATGAAGGGTGAAGAGCTGGCTGAAATGGGAGAAATGAAAAAAGCCGGAGCCCTGGCCTTTTCAGATGACGGATTGCCCGTTCTTTCAAGCGAAATTATGCGGAGAGCTTTAGAATATGCTTCGGGCATAGGAGCTTTCATCATAAGTCATTCTGAAGATATATCACTGGCTGGAAGCGGCGTAATAAATGAAGGGAAAGTTTCAACAATAACCGGCTTAAAAGGGATACCTGCAGAAGCAGAAGAAATAATGATATCCAGAGATATTCTCCTTTCAAAACTTACCGGCGCTCATATTCATATTGCCCATGTCAGCACAAAAGGCTCAGTGGATTTAATACGCAGAGCAAAAGACCAGGGATTAAATGTAACATGTGAAGCCGCCCCCCATCATTTTACTTTTACCGAAGAGGAGCTGCTCAATTATGATACAAATTACAAAATGAACCCGCCCTTAAGGACAAAAGAGGATGTAATATGCATAAAAGAAGCGTTGAAAGACGGGACAATTGATATCATTGCGACAGATCACGCCCCTCATCATCCGGATGAAAAATTTGTGGAATTCGACAATGCTCCGAACGGTGTTATCGGCCTCCAAACATTAATACCACTCACACTTAAACTGGTCAACGAGGGCATAATAGATATAAAACAGTTTGTAAAACTTACATCCTATATGCCATCGGTTATTTCTGGTTTAGATGACAGAGGGGAGATAAAGGAGGGAAAGATCGCTGATATTACGGTAATCGATCCTGAGAAAACTTATTTATACGATAAAAATATAAACAAATCCAAAGCCGAAAACTCACCTCTTTTGGGCTCCGGGTTGCAGGGGATGGCCTTGTACACTATTAAAAACGGCAGAATTGTATATGAAAGTTAG
- a CDS encoding phosphomannose isomerase type II C-terminal cupin domain, with the protein MNQKVFYTENRPWGSFTVIDSGEKYKLKRIEVLPHKRLSLQKHMFRDEYWTIIQGKGEVQIEDAFIETGPGEMYHIPRESRHRISNKSNIKLIFFEVQMGDKLEENDIIRYEDDYGRIKNG; encoded by the coding sequence ATGAATCAGAAAGTATTTTATACGGAAAACAGACCGTGGGGCAGTTTCACGGTAATCGACAGCGGAGAAAAATATAAATTAAAACGTATAGAAGTCTTGCCTCACAAACGTCTGAGCCTGCAAAAGCATATGTTTAGGGATGAATACTGGACAATAATCCAGGGAAAGGGTGAGGTGCAGATTGAAGATGCTTTCATAGAGACGGGTCCGGGTGAAATGTATCATATTCCCAGAGAATCAAGACACAGAATCAGCAACAAGTCAAATATAAAACTTATTTTTTTCGAGGTGCAGATGGGTGATAAATTAGAGGAGAATGATATAATAAGATATGAAGATGATTACGGAAGAATAAAAAATGGATAA
- a CDS encoding KamA family radical SAM protein codes for MAEEWKEQLKNSVNTVEDLEKIVNLTDDERKALTSLKTRWGATPYYASLMDKDDPNCPVRRQIIPSMEETKNVYGMDEYLVWKENRAVGEKRPDSIARQYKDRVAFTVIEVCGIYCRHCFRKEVVVSQNLKLRFDVDEGIEWIRQHEEVRDILITGGDPFLLSDEKLDYIIKSLQDIEHVEMIRFGTRLPVVLPHRITEGLKKVLSGYHRVPIWINTQVNHPKELTEEVRKAVFELLKCGVNVGNQAVLLKGINDDVETFRELHQKLLRWRIRPYYVFYCEPAPGIDHFRTPVLKGAELIRDAIRGHTTGLAQPMYVIATNIGKIPLMPDYYIQGSDEEYFYLRNYKGEETKIPNMPE; via the coding sequence GTGGCCGAAGAATGGAAAGAGCAGCTTAAAAACAGTGTGAACACTGTGGAAGATTTGGAGAAAATTGTCAATTTAACGGATGATGAGAGGAAGGCTTTAACCTCTCTTAAAACGAGATGGGGCGCAACACCTTATTATGCTTCCTTAATGGACAAAGATGATCCTAACTGTCCTGTCAGAAGGCAGATTATTCCCTCTATGGAAGAAACAAAGAATGTTTACGGAATGGATGAATATCTTGTGTGGAAAGAAAACAGAGCAGTCGGTGAGAAAAGGCCGGACAGTATAGCCAGACAATATAAAGACAGAGTGGCTTTTACTGTAATTGAAGTCTGCGGGATTTATTGCAGGCATTGCTTTCGTAAAGAAGTGGTTGTCAGCCAGAATCTGAAGCTGAGATTTGATGTGGATGAGGGGATTGAATGGATAAGGCAGCATGAAGAAGTAAGGGATATTCTTATTACTGGTGGCGATCCTTTCTTACTTAGTGATGAAAAATTGGACTATATTATTAAAAGTCTTCAGGATATTGAGCATGTGGAAATGATAAGATTCGGTACAAGGCTCCCCGTTGTACTTCCTCACAGAATTACAGAAGGTCTGAAAAAGGTTTTAAGCGGTTATCACAGAGTCCCGATATGGATAAATACCCAGGTTAATCATCCTAAGGAGCTTACAGAGGAAGTGAGAAAAGCTGTATTTGAACTGCTGAAATGCGGCGTGAATGTTGGAAATCAGGCAGTGCTCCTAAAAGGAATCAATGATGATGTGGAGACATTCAGAGAGCTTCATCAGAAACTGCTCAGATGGAGAATTCGCCCCTATTATGTTTTTTACTGCGAACCGGCTCCTGGTATCGATCATTTCAGAACCCCGGTTCTCAAAGGTGCTGAGTTGATCAGGGATGCCATAAGAGGCCATACCACAGGTCTTGCACAGCCTATGTATGTGATTGCAACCAATATCGGCAAGATTCCGCTGATGCCTGATTATTATATTCAAGGCAGTGATGAAGAGTATTTTTATCTCAGGAACTATAAAGGGGAGGAAACTAAGATACCCAATATGCCGGAATAA
- a CDS encoding glutamine synthetase family protein: MLSSSKSDIDRYLKKADITKIFFKDLNGRTKSLSVNPSDMDKILENGVGIDGSSIAGIATVDNSDRILKPVAESFKIVPFTDKKVAFFTGKLFDQDGSRSSVDPRAVLEKMIETAAKNYGMKFTFGPEHEFFLLKRDEFSNDIHTDKLDYFGSGPSDSGEIVRHEIVNVLEKCGIKFEKTHHEVTSSQHEINLEPGEPLSIADRTVLFEYVTKEIAAECGMYATFMSKPFTGFNRNAFHIHASFSDTENNNLCYDAADEYGLSDKMKNFIGGIIKYARESSIIFASTLNSYKAYVMNREAPIVRGWGLRNRSSMVRIPYTAEPEATRFELRCADATGNVYLKFATLIAMGLRGIDERLDPGKPDMGNTYKKNYTPKVLDRRFLPRDFYEALMESEKSKFLKEVLGEDLFNNYIILKLADWEDHRTTITNIEHKKYLSI, from the coding sequence ATGCTATCTTCGAGCAAATCGGATATAGACAGATATCTCAAAAAAGCTGATATAACAAAGATTTTTTTCAAGGATTTAAATGGTAGGACAAAAAGCCTTTCCGTAAATCCTTCCGACATGGATAAAATTCTTGAAAACGGGGTGGGGATTGACGGCAGTTCAATTGCCGGTATTGCTACAGTGGACAACAGTGACAGAATACTTAAGCCTGTTGCTGAAAGCTTTAAAATAGTGCCGTTTACAGATAAAAAGGTGGCTTTTTTCACCGGTAAACTTTTTGATCAGGACGGTTCTCGCTCCAGTGTTGATCCCAGGGCTGTTCTGGAAAAAATGATTGAAACAGCCGCTAAAAATTACGGAATGAAGTTTACTTTCGGGCCAGAGCATGAGTTTTTTCTTCTAAAAAGAGATGAGTTCAGCAATGACATACACACGGATAAACTTGATTATTTTGGTTCAGGGCCCAGTGATTCGGGTGAAATTGTCAGGCATGAAATTGTCAATGTTCTTGAGAAATGCGGAATCAAGTTTGAAAAAACCCATCATGAAGTTACATCCTCTCAGCACGAAATCAATCTTGAGCCCGGAGAACCTTTGAGTATTGCCGACAGAACTGTCCTGTTTGAATATGTTACCAAGGAAATTGCTGCTGAGTGCGGTATGTACGCAACATTTATGTCCAAACCTTTTACAGGATTTAACAGAAATGCTTTTCATATACATGCATCCTTTTCGGATACGGAAAATAATAATCTATGCTATGATGCTGCTGATGAATACGGTTTAAGTGATAAAATGAAAAACTTTATAGGCGGAATTATCAAATATGCCAGGGAATCTTCTATAATATTTGCATCAACTCTGAATTCTTACAAAGCTTATGTAATGAACCGTGAAGCTCCTATAGTAAGAGGCTGGGGGCTGCGCAACAGAAGTTCCATGGTGAGAATTCCTTATACCGCAGAACCTGAGGCTACCAGGTTTGAGCTTAGATGTGCCGATGCCACAGGTAACGTTTATCTGAAATTTGCAACGCTGATTGCTATGGGATTACGTGGTATCGATGAAAGACTCGATCCCGGCAAGCCGGATATGGGCAACACATACAAAAAAAACTACACACCTAAAGTTCTTGACAGGCGTTTTTTGCCGAGAGACTTTTATGAAGCGTTGATGGAATCGGAAAAGAGCAAGTTTTTAAAGGAAGTACTCGGTGAAGATCTTTTTAATAACTATATAATACTTAAGCTGGCTGACTGGGAAGACCACAGAACAACAATTACCAATATTGAGCATAAAAAATATTTATCTATTTAG
- a CDS encoding GntR family transcriptional regulator: MLTNGNDFYIVDCRQRGETVEVLEKNTYKDLVVKQIYHMILNGEMNSGDRVIESSLSKNFGISRAPVREALRELITEGILKYKPQVGYYVTEITKEQILDTYETRGLLEGYAIRTALDLFSRDDIDNLKMYIDDMEFFAFEGEHLKFIEAGGKFHEYMFCKSPNFELVEFTKKLSHKSHIFFNKYWMKIYSPENIRKRHECIIDTISKKDGGMLESVIRDHYMSTAAKISELI, from the coding sequence ATGTTGACAAACGGAAATGATTTTTATATCGTCGATTGTCGACAACGGGGTGAAACAGTGGAAGTTCTTGAAAAAAATACGTATAAGGATCTTGTGGTAAAACAGATTTATCATATGATACTCAACGGCGAAATGAACAGCGGAGACCGGGTAATTGAAAGCAGTTTGTCTAAAAATTTCGGCATAAGCAGGGCACCGGTCAGAGAGGCTCTCAGAGAGCTGATTACTGAAGGTATACTCAAGTATAAACCACAGGTTGGCTATTATGTCACGGAAATTACAAAAGAACAGATCCTGGATACCTATGAAACAAGAGGTCTCCTGGAAGGATATGCGATAAGAACGGCTCTTGATTTATTCAGCAGGGATGATATTGACAATTTGAAAATGTATATAGATGATATGGAATTTTTTGCTTTTGAAGGGGAGCATTTAAAATTTATAGAAGCGGGTGGTAAATTTCATGAATATATGTTCTGTAAATCACCGAATTTTGAGCTGGTTGAATTTACCAAGAAATTATCACATAAATCTCATATATTTTTTAATAAATACTGGATGAAGATTTACAGTCCTGAAAATATTAGAAAACGCCATGAGTGTATTATTGATACCATAAGCAAAAAAGACGGCGGAATGCTGGAATCTGTGATTAGGGACCATTATATGTCAACTGCAGCAAAAATATCTGAATTGATATAA
- a CDS encoding aspartate carbamoyltransferase catalytic subunit: protein MSFKRKDLVGLKDLSAEEILFILGTAEKFKEIGKRDVKKVPTLKGRTVVNLFFEPSTRTRTSFEIAGKRLSADTINFSSSSSSTSKGETLIDTVKNIESMNTDVFVVRHAFSGSVKFIAENTCARVVNAGDGTNEHPTQALLDLLTIKEHKKDFANLNVAIIGDITHSRVARSNIWAMQKLGMNIKLFGPKTMMPAHPEPFGCKICSSIEEALENTDVVMMLRIQMERQSKTLLPSVKEYSRLYGLNAEKMKLAKKDALIMHPGPINRGVELASNAADSAQSVILEQVENGVAVRMAVLYLLGIKTEVK from the coding sequence ATGAGTTTTAAGAGGAAAGATCTGGTTGGATTAAAAGATTTAAGCGCTGAAGAAATCTTATTTATTCTTGGGACTGCAGAAAAGTTTAAAGAGATAGGCAAGCGTGATGTCAAAAAAGTTCCCACTTTGAAAGGCAGAACAGTAGTGAATCTTTTTTTTGAGCCGTCAACGAGGACCCGCACATCTTTCGAAATAGCCGGTAAAAGGCTTTCTGCTGACACAATTAATTTTTCCTCTTCCTCCAGCAGCACTTCCAAAGGAGAAACGCTGATTGACACAGTAAAAAATATTGAATCAATGAACACAGATGTTTTTGTTGTACGACATGCTTTTTCAGGCTCAGTCAAATTCATTGCGGAAAACACGTGTGCCAGAGTGGTTAACGCAGGTGATGGAACAAACGAACACCCCACCCAGGCTCTCCTTGATTTATTAACAATAAAAGAGCATAAAAAAGATTTTGCAAATCTTAATGTTGCAATAATCGGAGATATAACGCACAGCAGAGTGGCCAGATCAAACATTTGGGCAATGCAAAAACTTGGTATGAATATAAAACTTTTCGGCCCTAAAACGATGATGCCCGCACATCCGGAACCCTTTGGATGCAAAATATGCAGCAGCATTGAAGAAGCTCTTGAAAACACTGATGTGGTAATGATGCTGAGAATACAGATGGAACGGCAGTCAAAAACACTCCTTCCTTCTGTAAAGGAATATTCAAGGCTATACGGCCTTAACGCTGAAAAAATGAAACTTGCTAAAAAAGATGCACTGATAATGCACCCAGGTCCTATAAACAGAGGTGTGGAGCTTGCCAGCAATGCTGCGGATTCTGCGCAGTCGGTAATACTTGAACAGGTTGAAAACGGTGTTGCAGTGAGAATGGCTGTTTTATATCTTCTTGGAATCAAAACGGAGGTTAAATAA
- the pyrR gene encoding bifunctional pyr operon transcriptional regulator/uracil phosphoribosyltransferase PyrR, with amino-acid sequence MNNNNEKSETGKIEKEILNKHELDSIITRITFQILEKCSNFENIALIGIKRRGAILADRINDKIKDHSGKKVPVGYLDITLYRDDLTEIADYPLLSGTEIDFRVKGKNIILIDDVIFTGRTVRSALDAIIDFGRPEKIILTCLIDRGHRELPIQADFTGKYVPTSLDEKINVKLRELDEVDSVSIEKNEDGV; translated from the coding sequence ATGAATAACAACAATGAAAAGTCAGAAACCGGGAAGATAGAAAAGGAAATTTTGAATAAACATGAATTGGACAGCATTATCACTCGGATTACTTTTCAGATTCTTGAAAAATGCAGCAATTTTGAGAATATTGCTCTGATCGGGATAAAAAGAAGAGGGGCTATTCTTGCAGATAGAATTAATGACAAAATAAAGGATCACAGCGGCAAAAAAGTGCCCGTGGGATATCTGGATATCACTCTTTACAGAGACGACTTAACAGAGATAGCGGATTATCCTTTGTTATCAGGTACTGAAATTGATTTCAGGGTAAAGGGGAAAAACATTATTCTTATTGACGATGTAATCTTCACCGGAAGAACAGTCAGATCAGCTCTGGATGCAATTATCGACTTTGGCAGGCCGGAGAAAATTATACTCACCTGTCTCATAGACAGAGGGCACAGAGAGCTGCCCATTCAAGCCGACTTTACAGGCAAATATGTTCCCACAAGCCTTGATGAAAAGATCAATGTGAAACTCAGAGAACTGGACGAAGTGGATTCTGTCAGTATTGAAAAAAATGAAGACGGAGTGTAA
- a CDS encoding glycosyltransferase family 4 protein, with protein MHRMNIALLHYSCPPVVGGVEEILRQQALLFSRNFNNVKIFAGTGSQFAKNIPVEINPLLGSQEKTVEMSVRMYLQGQKELFYNLKEKIKNYLLKSLEPFDILIAHNVLTMRYNLPLTYAIHEIAEKNDTEVVSWNHDCLFFYKDSDRKFSHEIYKILRQFNKKLTYVAVSESRKEDFEKLYGKEDCVTTIPNGIDPKSFYALDDSSVKIIDERNLLKADFIMVQPSRLHPRKNIELSIKVTSELTKKGLDAILIVTGAFDPHEEGTRRYYNNLKQMINDYNIENNVIILAEYRLKSGEVINSNRLNIRDLYLISDILFLPSFHEGFGIPLLEAGMIKLPVVCSDIPPFRTIGEDSVTYFKLDETPGNIADRIIEFLKTSSTGNFFRKVIKKYSWDNIYEKNLQPFLSHLYNKRNKKTLDNY; from the coding sequence ATGCACAGAATGAACATTGCTCTTCTGCACTATTCATGCCCTCCTGTTGTTGGGGGTGTAGAGGAAATACTAAGACAGCAGGCTCTGCTTTTCAGCCGTAATTTTAATAACGTAAAGATATTTGCAGGAACCGGAAGCCAGTTTGCCAAAAATATTCCTGTGGAAATTAATCCACTTTTGGGTTCACAGGAAAAAACAGTTGAAATGTCGGTAAGAATGTATCTACAGGGGCAAAAAGAGTTATTTTACAATCTGAAGGAAAAAATTAAGAATTATTTACTAAAGAGTCTGGAGCCCTTTGATATCTTAATAGCTCACAACGTTCTTACAATGCGCTACAACCTGCCTTTGACATACGCAATACACGAAATTGCCGAAAAGAATGACACAGAAGTTGTAAGCTGGAATCACGACTGTTTGTTCTTTTATAAAGATTCGGATAGAAAGTTCAGCCATGAGATATACAAGATACTCCGGCAGTTTAACAAAAAACTTACATATGTTGCAGTTTCAGAAAGCAGAAAAGAGGATTTTGAAAAGCTTTACGGCAAAGAGGATTGTGTAACAACAATACCCAACGGGATTGATCCAAAAAGCTTTTACGCGCTTGATGATTCTTCTGTTAAGATTATTGATGAGCGAAACCTGCTGAAGGCGGACTTCATTATGGTGCAACCATCAAGGCTTCATCCGAGAAAAAACATCGAGCTTTCTATAAAAGTCACATCAGAGTTAACAAAAAAAGGGCTTGATGCAATTTTAATTGTTACAGGAGCTTTTGATCCGCACGAAGAAGGGACAAGAAGATATTATAACAATTTAAAGCAGATGATAAATGATTATAACATTGAAAATAATGTAATAATTCTTGCCGAATACCGGCTTAAGTCCGGAGAAGTTATAAATTCAAACAGACTCAATATAAGGGACCTCTATTTGATTTCAGATATACTTTTTCTACCCAGTTTCCACGAAGGTTTTGGTATTCCACTGCTTGAAGCGGGCATGATAAAACTGCCGGTAGTTTGCTCAGATATACCCCCTTTCAGGACAATAGGCGAAGACAGTGTTACCTATTTTAAACTGGATGAAACGCCGGGAAATATTGCTGATAGAATTATTGAATTTTTAAAAACTTCTTCCACCGGGAACTTTTTTCGAAAAGTTATAAAAAAATACAGCTGGGATAATATTTATGAGAAAAACCTGCAGCCTTTTCTTTCTCATCTTTATAATAAAAGAAACAAAAAAACTCTTGATAATTATTAA
- a CDS encoding glycosyltransferase family 4 protein: MDNIKNIGFISTRIEGTDGVSLEIEKWAQVLGKNNFNCFYFAGKCDREPDKSMIVPEAFFDQPEIKEIQNKCIGSTHRSTETSDKIHKISDFLKSNIYKFIKKFDIHLLIVENALAIPMNIPLGLAITEFTVETCFPVIAHHHDFYWERDRFIINAAKDYLDRAFPPKLPSIKHVTINSLASEQLSLRKGISNIVIPNVYDFSKEPDKTSSKTCSEIRKVAGLEKDDIMVLQPTRVVPRKWIERAVETVYLMNLKEPKLFISHAASDEGENYFKRIKNYSDILGVEIVTLDKYVGSERNVKKNNNKKYTIGNMYDCADIITYPSGYEGFGNAFLETIYHKKPIIVNRYSIFIADIEPKGFDVITFDGFITEETVQNALDLLKDKEKLKHMVEKNYKLGMRFFSYEVLEFHLLGLIKSLSLRGC, from the coding sequence ATGGATAATATAAAAAACATAGGTTTTATTTCCACCAGAATTGAAGGAACCGACGGCGTGTCCCTGGAAATAGAAAAGTGGGCACAGGTATTGGGAAAAAATAACTTCAACTGCTTTTATTTTGCAGGCAAATGTGACAGAGAACCTGATAAATCAATGATTGTGCCGGAAGCCTTTTTCGATCAGCCGGAAATTAAAGAAATTCAGAATAAATGTATAGGCTCAACTCACAGAAGTACTGAAACATCAGATAAAATCCACAAAATAAGTGATTTCCTAAAATCAAATATTTATAAATTTATAAAAAAATTTGATATCCATTTACTTATTGTGGAAAATGCCCTGGCCATTCCGATGAATATTCCTCTGGGGCTGGCTATAACCGAATTCACTGTTGAAACATGTTTTCCGGTAATAGCTCACCACCACGATTTCTACTGGGAAAGGGACAGATTTATAATAAACGCAGCCAAAGACTATCTGGACAGAGCGTTCCCTCCAAAACTCCCTTCTATAAAGCATGTGACTATAAACTCACTGGCAAGTGAGCAGCTCAGCCTGAGAAAAGGGATTTCAAACATTGTAATCCCAAACGTATACGACTTTTCAAAAGAACCTGATAAAACATCCTCTAAAACTTGCAGTGAAATCAGAAAAGTTGCCGGACTTGAAAAGGATGATATTATGGTTTTACAGCCAACACGCGTTGTACCAAGAAAATGGATTGAGCGGGCCGTTGAAACAGTATATCTTATGAATCTGAAAGAACCGAAGCTCTTCATTTCACACGCCGCATCAGATGAAGGGGAAAATTACTTCAAACGAATAAAAAATTATTCCGATATACTCGGAGTGGAAATTGTCACCCTTGATAAATACGTCGGTTCAGAAAGAAATGTAAAAAAGAATAACAATAAAAAATATACAATAGGTAATATGTACGATTGTGCAGATATAATAACTTATCCTTCAGGATATGAAGGGTTTGGTAATGCATTTCTTGAAACGATTTATCATAAAAAACCGATAATTGTTAACCGATATTCGATATTTATAGCTGACATTGAGCCTAAAGGCTTTGACGTAATAACGTTTGACGGTTTTATTACTGAAGAAACCGTCCAAAATGCTCTGGATTTATTGAAAGATAAAGAAAAACTTAAACATATGGTTGAAAAAAACTACAAACTTGGAATGCGTTTTTTCTCATACGAGGTTCTGGAATTTCATCTGCTTGGCCTCATAAAATCTCTATCATTGAGGGGATGTTAG
- a CDS encoding MBL fold metallo-hydrolase, translating to MKVTFLTDNYTDSRNLLAEHGFSCLINFEKYNFLFDTGQTISMAHNADILGKSLDTLDAVFLSHGHYDHTGGLGYISNKKNKTVVYCSSKIADNHRKKNAEDEYKYIGIENQILKEQNLYFSYIDDSINLKPEIIFTHIKRYDDFDSDKNLYIKEGEKYLKDPFRDEMFLILLESDGLTIITGCSHRGILNIVRTAINITGANTIKNLIGGFHLFRSSDNEIIEIAEKLNGYNIGHIITGHCTGLNGLFVLKNICRNKITPIKSGLTLTLN from the coding sequence ATGAAAGTGACTTTCCTGACAGATAACTATACTGATTCGCGAAATCTGCTTGCCGAACACGGCTTTTCATGTCTGATAAATTTTGAAAAATATAATTTTCTCTTCGATACAGGGCAGACAATTTCAATGGCACATAATGCCGATATTCTCGGAAAATCTTTGGATACACTGGATGCTGTATTCCTAAGCCACGGTCATTATGACCATACAGGCGGACTTGGATATATCAGTAACAAAAAAAATAAAACGGTAGTGTACTGCAGCAGTAAAATAGCTGATAATCACAGAAAGAAAAATGCTGAAGACGAGTATAAATACATAGGTATAGAAAACCAAATACTTAAAGAGCAAAACCTATACTTTTCCTATATAGATGATTCAATAAATTTGAAACCGGAAATCATTTTTACCCATATAAAACGCTACGATGACTTTGATTCGGATAAAAATTTATATATCAAAGAGGGTGAAAAATATTTAAAAGATCCTTTCAGAGATGAAATGTTTTTGATTTTACTGGAATCCGACGGATTAACAATAATTACAGGCTGCTCCCACAGGGGAATATTAAATATTGTAAGAACAGCCATTAATATAACAGGAGCAAATACAATAAAAAATCTCATAGGGGGATTTCATCTTTTCAGAAGCAGCGATAATGAAATAATTGAAATTGCTGAAAAGTTAAACGGATACAACATAGGACATATTATAACCGGTCACTGTACCGGCTTAAACGGATTGTTTGTTTTAAAAAATATCTGCAGAAATAAAATCACTCCCATAAAGTCCGGATTGACATTAACTTTAAACTAA
- a CDS encoding J-domain-containing protein, with product MDAVTAMAENKIKEAVENGELDDIKGKGKPLHLEDLSRIPEELRAGYILLKNSGILPEEINLKNEIKKLEDLLDYCYDDKEYRKIKFKLNEKILHYNILMDKKGKTAAHLEYESKILGRLQKG from the coding sequence ATGGATGCAGTTACAGCAATGGCCGAGAATAAAATAAAAGAAGCAGTTGAAAATGGTGAGCTGGATGATATCAAAGGTAAAGGCAAGCCTTTACACCTGGAGGATCTGAGCAGAATTCCCGAAGAACTGCGTGCAGGATATATATTATTAAAAAATTCAGGGATTTTACCGGAAGAGATAAACCTGAAAAATGAAATAAAGAAGCTGGAAGATCTGCTGGATTATTGTTATGATGATAAGGAATACAGAAAGATAAAATTTAAACTCAATGAAAAAATACTTCATTACAATATTTTAATGGATAAGAAGGGAAAAACAGCTGCCCACCTGGAGTATGAAAGCAAGATCCTGGGCAGGCTGCAAAAAGGTTAA